One window of the Candidatus Chryseobacterium colombiense genome contains the following:
- a CDS encoding SDR family oxidoreductase, which produces MEKETKKKIRPLQKQNRPGSETKMIPVPQTAPLEYPKEGKLKNKVALITGGDSGIGKAVALLFAKEGADIIIAYLSETKDAKQTKKEVEAFSVKCTLIKGDLGKENHCKKVIETGIKIHKKIDIIVNNAGLHWEAESIDKITAEQLLMTFQNNFFSYFWITKYAMPYLKKGASIINTSSVTAYRGSPKLIDYSATKGAIISFTRSLSANLVDKGIRVNAVAPGPVWTPLIASSFKPKKNSEFGSDSPMKRAGMPNEIAPCFLFLASEDSRFISGQVLHPNGGEIVNG; this is translated from the coding sequence ATGGAAAAAGAAACTAAAAAAAAGATTAGACCCTTGCAGAAACAAAACCGACCGGGGTCAGAAACAAAGATGATTCCCGTTCCTCAAACAGCTCCTTTAGAATATCCGAAAGAGGGAAAATTAAAAAACAAAGTAGCATTGATTACAGGAGGGGACAGTGGAATAGGGAAAGCGGTGGCTTTATTATTTGCAAAAGAAGGAGCAGATATTATTATTGCTTATCTGAGTGAAACAAAAGATGCAAAGCAGACTAAAAAAGAAGTCGAAGCCTTTTCTGTGAAATGTACCTTGATAAAAGGTGATTTGGGAAAAGAAAATCATTGTAAAAAAGTAATTGAAACAGGTATTAAAATCCATAAGAAAATAGATATTATCGTCAATAATGCAGGTCTTCACTGGGAAGCGGAATCTATTGATAAAATTACTGCTGAACAGTTACTGATGACTTTTCAGAATAACTTTTTCTCCTATTTCTGGATTACAAAATATGCAATGCCCTACCTTAAGAAAGGCGCGAGTATCATCAATACTTCTTCAGTCACAGCGTATAGAGGAAGTCCTAAACTGATTGATTATTCTGCAACGAAAGGAGCGATAATATCTTTTACCCGAAGTTTATCCGCCAATCTTGTTGATAAAGGAATCAGAGTGAATGCAGTAGCGCCCGGTCCGGTGTGGACTCCGTTGATTGCTTCTTCATTTAAACCGAAAAAGAATTCCGAATTTGGTAGTGATTCACCTATGAAAAGGGCAGGAATGCCTAATGAAATTGCACCATGCTTTCTGTTTCTGGCTTCTGAAGATTCGAGGTTTATCAGTGGGCAGGTTTTGCATCCTAATGGTGGAGAAATAGTCAATGGATGA
- a CDS encoding Crp/Fnr family transcriptional regulator, whose protein sequence is MIFNEETLLSLGAEMQTYKANEVIFTEGGQPNYFFQIKQGSVKLNNYHEDGREFIHSVPFKGHCFGETFLFSELPYPINAIAIEDSYILRLPKLKFLDFLKKCPKSLWNLYSYTAERMYYRHIMLNNLSVSNPFYRVRQVMDCLKAYHQYEEPFSFQIPFTRQQLASLTGLRIETVIRVVKKMEKQKMVKIELGKIFY, encoded by the coding sequence ATGATATTTAATGAAGAAACTTTACTTTCATTAGGAGCGGAAATGCAGACTTATAAAGCAAATGAGGTAATATTCACGGAAGGTGGACAGCCTAATTATTTTTTTCAAATAAAACAAGGAAGTGTAAAACTGAATAATTACCATGAAGATGGAAGAGAATTCATTCACAGTGTACCTTTTAAAGGTCATTGTTTTGGAGAAACATTCTTATTTTCGGAACTTCCATATCCTATCAATGCGATTGCTATTGAAGATTCATATATACTAAGGCTGCCCAAACTTAAGTTTCTCGATTTTTTAAAAAAATGCCCGAAGTCCCTATGGAATTTATATTCGTATACGGCTGAAAGGATGTATTACAGGCATATTATGCTGAATAATCTCTCGGTAAGCAATCCTTTTTATAGAGTGAGACAGGTGATGGATTGTTTAAAGGCCTATCATCAATATGAAGAGCCTTTTTCTTTTCAGATTCCATTTACCAGACAGCAACTGGCATCGCTTACAGGCTTAAGAATTGAGACTGTTATAAGAGTAGTCAAAAAAATGGAAAAGCAAAAAATGGTAAAAATAGAGCTTGGTAAGATATTCTATTAA
- a CDS encoding Crp/Fnr family transcriptional regulator — protein MVIEENLLYSMGAVTKSYAAGETIFLEGDWPAFYYQIIKGEVKLNNYNEEGKETIQIMVKDGQSIGESLLFMEKFYPMNAVAITECEVIKLPRKAFISLLRENAGISYEMNKCLSQRLYFKLIMTQNLSSQSPILKLIALMDYLKSFAKDQQQYSFKVPLTRQQMAGLTGLCVETTIRTIKGMERSQILKIEHRKIMY, from the coding sequence ATGGTTATTGAAGAAAATCTGTTGTATTCAATGGGAGCAGTTACTAAAAGCTATGCGGCCGGAGAGACGATCTTTCTAGAAGGAGATTGGCCTGCATTTTATTACCAGATTATAAAAGGAGAAGTAAAACTCAACAATTACAATGAAGAAGGAAAAGAGACTATACAGATCATGGTGAAAGATGGTCAGAGTATAGGAGAATCTTTATTGTTTATGGAAAAGTTTTATCCTATGAATGCAGTAGCAATCACTGAATGTGAAGTCATAAAACTGCCTCGAAAAGCATTTATCAGTCTATTGAGAGAAAATGCAGGAATTTCTTACGAAATGAATAAGTGCCTTTCTCAAAGATTATATTTTAAGCTGATCATGACTCAAAATCTTTCATCACAAAGTCCAATACTAAAGCTTATTGCTCTTATGGATTATCTGAAAAGTTTTGCAAAAGATCAGCAGCAGTATTCATTTAAGGTTCCGTTGACAAGACAGCAGATGGCGGGTCTCACCGGACTCTGTGTTGAAACCACAATACGGACCATAAAAGGAATGGAAAGGAGCCAAATCCTAAAAATAGAACATCGTAAAATCATGTATTAA
- a CDS encoding Crp/Fnr family transcriptional regulator, with amino-acid sequence MKTKSCMDIEESLLYSFGAETKNFKKGEMIFKEGDQVLYYFQIVEGKIKLNNYNDEGKEFIHNVLGKNQSFGDNLIFLDKQYHMNATCLSPTEVIRLPKNKFLQLLEKYPDISIEMNHCLSQRLYYKMVMIQNMASSNPSIRLKGLLNYLKSYHNEDCQHCFSVELTRQQIANLVGLRVETVIRALKKMEKEGDIKINNRKILY; translated from the coding sequence ATGAAGACAAAGAGCTGTATGGATATCGAAGAATCACTTTTATATTCGTTTGGTGCAGAGACAAAAAATTTTAAAAAAGGTGAAATGATCTTTAAAGAAGGAGATCAGGTTTTATATTACTTCCAGATTGTGGAAGGAAAAATAAAGCTGAATAATTATAATGATGAAGGCAAAGAATTTATTCACAATGTTTTAGGGAAAAATCAGAGCTTTGGAGATAACCTGATTTTTTTAGACAAGCAATATCATATGAATGCAACCTGCTTATCTCCAACAGAGGTCATAAGACTTCCTAAAAATAAATTTTTACAGCTCCTGGAAAAATATCCAGATATTTCAATTGAAATGAATCATTGTTTATCCCAACGCCTTTATTATAAAATGGTAATGATTCAGAATATGGCATCTTCAAATCCTTCAATAAGGCTAAAAGGATTATTGAATTATCTTAAAAGTTATCATAATGAAGACTGTCAGCACTGTTTTTCCGTAGAACTCACCAGACAGCAGATTGCCAACTTAGTAGGACTCCGGGTGGAAACGGTTATAAGAGCATTAAAGAAAATGGAAAAGGAAGGAGATATCAAAATTAACAACAGGAAAATTTTATATTAA
- a CDS encoding nicotinamide-nucleotide amidohydrolase family protein, with translation MEFHKKLLEYIGQSLMTADETIAVAESVTSGCLQLAFSQIPNASLVYKGGLTAYTLPMKVKLLNVDQEEAEKCDCVSENIAETMALNVAKLYDADWSIATTGYCTPIRNSSYKIFAFFSFSYKGKIIYTGKLELHPKTQALNAQLYYTEFILGCFKTEISKNADIQSRLQLKTKGDLKINVN, from the coding sequence ATGGAATTTCATAAAAAACTTTTGGAATATATTGGTCAGTCATTAATGACGGCAGATGAAACGATTGCGGTTGCCGAAAGTGTAACTTCGGGATGTTTACAACTCGCTTTTTCTCAGATACCCAATGCCTCTTTGGTTTATAAAGGAGGACTAACTGCCTATACCTTACCGATGAAAGTAAAATTACTGAACGTAGACCAGGAAGAAGCCGAAAAATGTGACTGTGTTTCAGAAAATATTGCAGAAACAATGGCTCTGAATGTTGCAAAACTATACGACGCCGATTGGTCAATTGCCACAACAGGATATTGTACACCCATTAGGAACTCTTCATATAAAATCTTCGCTTTCTTTTCATTTTCTTATAAAGGAAAGATTATTTATACAGGAAAGCTGGAACTGCACCCCAAAACTCAAGCCCTGAATGCCCAATTATATTACACTGAATTTATTTTGGGGTGCTTTAAAACAGAAATCAGTAAAAATGCAGACATACAATCAAGACTACAGTTGAAAACAAAAGGAGATTTGAAAATTAACGTGAACTAA
- a CDS encoding Ku protein, translating into MRAIWNGAIGFGLVNIPIKLYSASESSTLDLDMLDKKDLSNIRYKRVNENTNKEVAWENIVKGYKIEDKYIVLQEEDFEAVSPEKSKILSILQFVKEEEVDPALFETPYFLEPQKNGEAAYKLLLKALMKTKMAGIGSFILREREILCMIRPYKDEILMVNRMRYPEEMRNYEDLKIPSGKAPKADELKMAEALIKSLAETFDPTKYRDTYNEDLLKIIKQKAKGKNIKTKEVKQPAGKATDLMAMLKASLESGKRKAG; encoded by the coding sequence ATGAGAGCGATCTGGAATGGAGCAATAGGTTTTGGATTGGTAAATATACCGATTAAGCTGTACTCGGCCAGTGAATCGAGTACTTTAGATCTGGATATGCTGGATAAAAAAGATCTCAGTAATATCAGATACAAAAGAGTCAATGAAAATACCAACAAAGAAGTTGCCTGGGAAAATATTGTAAAAGGCTACAAAATAGAGGATAAATATATCGTGCTGCAAGAAGAGGATTTTGAGGCGGTAAGCCCTGAAAAGTCAAAAATTCTGAGCATTTTGCAATTTGTAAAGGAAGAAGAGGTAGATCCTGCTCTTTTTGAAACTCCTTATTTTCTGGAACCTCAAAAAAATGGCGAAGCTGCTTATAAGCTTTTGTTAAAAGCTTTAATGAAGACAAAGATGGCGGGAATCGGTTCATTTATTTTAAGAGAAAGAGAAATTCTATGTATGATTCGTCCTTATAAAGATGAAATTCTCATGGTAAACAGGATGAGATACCCTGAAGAAATGAGAAACTATGAAGATTTAAAAATTCCATCAGGAAAAGCGCCGAAAGCAGATGAACTGAAAATGGCTGAAGCACTGATCAAATCTTTAGCCGAAACTTTTGATCCTACCAAGTACAGAGATACCTACAATGAAGACCTTTTGAAAATTATAAAACAAAAAGCAAAAGGCAAAAACATAAAAACCAAAGAAGTAAAACAACCGGCTGGAAAAGCTACAGACCTTATGGCCATGCTAAAGGCAAGTCTTGAGTCAGGAAAAAGGAAAGCAGGATAA
- a CDS encoding DNA polymerase ligase N-terminal domain-containing protein translates to MPLEEYHKKRDFKATSEPEGKEKESKAQLKFVIQRHAASRLHYDFRLEMDGVLKSWAVPKGPSLNPADKRLAMMVEDHPYEYRTFEGSIPKGNYGAGEVEIWDEGTYEPIEKIKGKTDDLVMRAELHKQSLKFILHGKKLKGEFALVKIKNSTDENAWLLIKHKDRYAVEEEYNAEEHTSKNSKVTAYLQEKSSKKKMIPPKA, encoded by the coding sequence ATGCCATTAGAAGAATATCACAAAAAGAGAGATTTTAAGGCAACTTCCGAACCGGAAGGCAAAGAAAAGGAGAGTAAAGCCCAATTAAAATTTGTAATCCAGCGTCATGCCGCATCGCGTTTGCATTATGATTTCAGATTGGAAATGGACGGCGTTCTTAAAAGCTGGGCCGTTCCGAAAGGACCATCCCTTAATCCCGCAGATAAAAGATTGGCGATGATGGTGGAAGATCATCCGTATGAATACCGGACATTTGAAGGAAGTATCCCCAAAGGAAATTACGGAGCCGGGGAAGTTGAAATCTGGGACGAAGGAACCTATGAACCCATAGAAAAAATAAAAGGCAAAACCGATGATTTGGTTATGCGTGCGGAACTGCACAAGCAATCTCTGAAATTTATCTTACACGGTAAAAAGCTGAAAGGAGAGTTTGCTCTGGTAAAAATCAAAAATAGTACAGACGAAAACGCATGGTTGTTGATTAAACATAAAGACCGTTATGCCGTTGAAGAAGAATATAATGCCGAAGAGCATACTTCCAAAAATTCTAAAGTGACCGCTTATCTTCAGGAAAAGAGCAGTAAAAAAAAAATGATACCACCGAAAGCCTGA